One window of Acropora palmata chromosome 1, jaAcrPala1.3, whole genome shotgun sequence genomic DNA carries:
- the LOC141890560 gene encoding uncharacterized protein LOC141890560, whose protein sequence is MAAKEDVSKPFGEDAGEILQLCDESNDEGHGEGTYEFDVDEMKSLSAQYVPGDLNAEADSASRLFSEDLEWSLHPTIFRLLHLSTFQSYFSHIGKGAEGQSCGNTNSSCLAHTGLVPCASTFSSATASTVATVGGSASSTTQPGVPPSEVQDEASRLGCVRKSLSDKGSSSQATNLICASWTTGTEKQYEAVWKKWRGWCRERNVDSLKAHVSHVLNFLADCFGEGLSYSTLNSYRSALSSTLCPRDGTTVGCDPLVSRLLKGIYNLRPPLPRYSSTWDVSVLTQYLGTLFPLNSLSLKQLTLKTVSLCALCSAGRSQTLGALSISNLVQHKESIQFIVTERLKTSRPGKPSVIVIFPSVPSKPHVCPMSTVSAYITRTCNLRNPTDFRLFISFVKPHRAVSPATISRWIKTVLSDAGIDTSIFKAHSVRGAATSAAYNKGVPVENILKLANWSNESTFRRFYLRSTEPGIPDSTVNVVHLV, encoded by the exons ATGGCAGCGAAAGAGGACGTTAGTAAACCTTTTGGAGAGGACGCTGGTGAGATTTTGCAGCTCTGCGACGAGTCCAACGACGAAGGTCATGGCGAGGGAACTTACGAGTTTGACGTGGATGAAATGAAAAGTCTGTCTGCTCAGTATGTTCCTGGGGATTTAAATGCAGAGGCTGATTCTGCCTCACGGCTTTTTTCTGAGGACCTTGAGTGGTCCCTACATCCAACCATCTTCA GGTTGTTACATCTTTCCACCTTTCAGTCTTATTTCTCGCATATTGGCAAAGGTGCGGAGGGACAAAGCTGTGGCAATACTAATAGCTCCTGTTTGGCCCACACAGGGTTGGTACCCTGTGCTTCTACATTCTCTAGCGCAACTGCCAGTACTGTTGCCACAGTGGGAGGATCTGCTAGTTCGACCACACAACCAGGAGTTCCACCCTCTGAGGTTCAAGATGAGGCTAGCCGCTTGGGTTGTGTCCGGAAATCCCTCTCAGACAAGGGAAGTTCTTCTCAAGCTACCAACCTTATCTGTGCAAGCTGGACAACGGGTACAGAAAAACAGTACGAAGCAGTTTGGAAAAAGTGGAGAGGCTGGtgccgtgaaaggaatgtcgaTTCCCTTAAGGCTCATGTTTCACATGTGTTAAATTTTCTGGCAGATTGCTTTGGAGAAGGCTTGAGCTACAGTACATTGAACTCTTATAGATCAGCCTTATCGTCGACACTGTGCCCACGTGATGGCACAACAGTTGGCTGTGATCCATTAGTGTCTAGACTATTAAAGGGGATATATAACCTGAGACCTCCACTACCACGTTATTCTTCAACTTGGGATGTGTCTGTCTTGACACAGTATCTAGGAACTTTATTCCCCTTAAATAGTCTTAGCCTAAAGCAGCTGACACTAAAAACAGTTTCACTATGTGCTTTATGCTCAGCTGGAAGGTCTCAGACTCTTGGTGCCCTTAGTATCAGTAACTTAGTTCAGCATAAAGAATCAATTCAATTTATTGTTACAGAACGTTTAAAGACATCGAGACCTGGCAAACCATCAGTTATAGTTATTTTTCCCTCTGTGCCGTCAAAGCCACATGTCTGTCCTATGAGTACAGTTTCTGCGTACATTACACGTACTTGTAATCTTAGAAACCCGACAGATTTCAGGCTGTTTATATCCTTCGTCAAGCCTCATAGAGCGGTTTCTCCTGCCACAATTTCCAGATGGATTAAAACAGTCTTGTCTGATGCAGGCATAGACACTTCAATTTTCAAAGCTCATAGCGTTAGGGGGGCTGCAACGTCGGCAGCTTACAACAAGGGTGTGCCCGTAGAGAATATCCTTAAACTGGCCAATTGGTCTAATGAAAGCACGTTTCGTAGGTTCTACTTGAGATCTACTGAGCCAGGTATACCAGACTCAACTGTTAATGTTGTTCATCTCGTTTAA
- the LOC141875677 gene encoding anti-lipopolysaccharide factor-like yields the protein MNIIQDLATLYSALLLISGESGEMNYQGRMIKYKAEGRVHKFKWVYDGRAWDVASGISVKAKHYQSKHGAIEHAVKKLIDKLKAQ from the exons ATGAATATTATTCAAGACCTGGCCACTTTGTACTCTGCTCTGCTGCTGATAAGTGGTGAATCAGGAGAG ATGAATTATCAGGGGCGTATGATAAAATACAAGGCAGAGGGCAGAGTGCACAAGTTCAAATGGGTGTACGATGGACGAGCATGGGATGTTGCGAGTGGAATAAGCGTCAAAGCCAAGCACTATCAAAGCAAACACGGAGCTATTGAACACGCTGTGAAGAAACTGATCGATAAACTTAAGGCTCAATGA